Proteins encoded in a region of the Uloborus diversus isolate 005 chromosome 1, Udiv.v.3.1, whole genome shotgun sequence genome:
- the LOC129231405 gene encoding monocarboxylate transporter 12-like, whose translation MAIWNLSGPLAGALSYRWSIRTITFGGVLLVTITNVICWFASDIYVVTFFLGGLQGLGVGMAVTLVPVIINQYFSKYKSTGAGIACAGATAGSFALPPIVEYAVEEYGLCGAFLMMAGITLHGILGAALLRPAHWLQPNNKKKKLKGDQNLNFLMSKSVEALDKDEVKSLLKNSKKTVCQENGSKSIKTVRFVCDQEKIPKNDPENEETSLLENTVHPIIVSSNKETPNGIEISRGSNGVGHFDTGSRTVVMNSDYTHILEPLSSKNSDLEEDQNESFSSGKLHFKVVEEEYDPQINLAPVHLTRTVSEHESETEPLPNMVYCPTTEPTPPSSWLDSVLVPVKAACEIVKNPMFLIIASNYSVFFLSYMTYLIVIVDYSLDLGVDRTDSVFLISTFSVADLCGRLGSGWITDSGIVKRKHLMMVNMVTVGGLLVATSFTTTYMAVTAVSVCAGLIVGINLILFYALLEEYLGLKQLPMAVGLMNFSIGVISFVTPILTGYFRDTMGSYDHLFHFLGGVSIFCGLLWILEPMHAACNKKTVAFEKTSPC comes from the exons GTCCGCTGGCGGGAGCTCTAAGTTACCGATGGAGCATTAGGACTATTACCTTCGGAGGTGTTCTTCTAGTGACAATAACCAACGTCATTTGCTGGTTTGCATCCGATATTTATGTTGTCACTTTCTTTTTAGGAGGACTACAAG GTCTTGGCGTAGGTATGGCTGTTACCCTGGTCCCTGTCATTATCAACCAGTACTTTTCCAAGTACAAGAGCACGGGCGCTGGAATAGCATGCGCTGGCGCTACAGCGGGTTCCTTCGCCCTGCCCCCCATTGTTGAGTACGCCGTGGAAGAGTACGGGCTGTGCGGGGCTTTTCTCATGATGGCCGGAATCACCCTACATGGAATTCTTGGGGCGGCGTTGCTGAGGCCTGCCCACTGGCTTCAACCTAATAACAAAAAGAAGAAACTCAAAG GAGATCAAAACCTAAACTTTTTGATGTCTAAATCAGTAGAAGCTTTGGACAAAGACGAAGTGAAAAGTCTTcttaaaaacagcaaaaagacCGTGTGCCAAGAAAATGGGTCAAAATCAATCAAAACTGTTAGATTTGTTTGTGATCAGGAGAAAATACCTAAAAATGATCCTGAAAACGAGGAAACATCATTATTAGAAAATACAGTTCATCCAATTATTGTATCTTCTAACAAGGAGACTCCAAACGGAATAGAAATTTCTCGGGGCAGTAATGGTGTGGGCCATTTCGATACCGGTTCTCGTACAGTAGTTATGAATAGTGACTACACCCATATTCTGGAGCCTTTATCTTCGAAGAATTCTGATTTGGAAGAGGACCAAAATGAATCCTTCTCCTCCGGCAAACTTCATTTCAAAGTTGTTGAAGAAGAATATGACCCCCAAATCAATCTCGCACCCGTGCATTTGACACGTACCGTTTCTGAACACGAATCTGAAACTGAACCATTACCCAACATGGTATACTGCCCAACAACAGAACCTACGCCACCTTCCAGCTGGCTCGATTCCGTGCTGGTGCCTGTCAAAGCAGCTTGCGAAATCGTCAAGAATCCTATGTTCTTGATCATTGCCAGCAACTATTCTGTCTTCTTTCTGTCCTACATGACCTATCTGATCGTGATAGTCGATTACTCCTTGGATTTGGGTGTCGACAGGACAGATTCGGTGTTCCTCATATCTACCTTCTCTGTGGCCGATCTCTGCGGTCGTCTCGGTTCAGGATGGATCACAGACAGTGGGATTGTGAAGAGGAAACACTTGATGATGGTTAACATGGTGACTGTGGGGGGATTGCTGGTAGCCACTTCCTTCACAACTACGTACATGGCTGTAACAGCGGTTTCTGTGTGCGCAGGCCTGATTGTGGGAATCAATCTCATCCTTTTCTATGCCTTATTGGAGGAATATCTGGGGCTAAAGCAGCTGCCAATGGCTGTTGGGCTCATGAATTTCTCAATTGGAGTGATATCATTTGTGACACCTATATTAACAG GTTACTTCAGAGACACAATGGGAAGCTACGATCATCTATTCCATTTTCTGGGAGGAGTTTCTATATTCTGTGGATTGCTGTGGATTCTGGAACCTATGCATGCAGCTTGCAACAAAAAGACTGTGGCGTTTGAGAAAACATCCCCATGctga